From Inquilinus sp. Marseille-Q2685:
GAAGATTCGAACTCCTAACCTTCTGATCCGTAGTCAGATGCTCTATCCAATTGAGCTACGGGCGCGTTCTGCGGGGCGTCTTGTCGCCGCCCCGTCGTCAGGCGGGCGGAACCTAGTCGATGCCCGCCCCCGATTGCAAGCCCCATTTTCATCGATCCGACACGAAACGAGGCATGCGGCCGCCGCATGGGCCGCAGCCCCTGCCCTGCAGCCGCTTTCCCGCCGCGCCCGGCCGCGCCATCTCCCTTCCAGGGACGGCAGAATCCGGGAGGCCATCATGGGGCTGGTGTGCGACGTGGTCGGGCGCGTTCTCGCCCTCCTGCTGCTGATCAGCATGCCCGCCTTCGCCCAGGCGCCCGTCGGCGACGCCGACAACACTATGATCGCGGCCGACACGACGATTGTCGGCAACGCCGACGGGGCGGCGATCATCGGCGTGATCCGGAAACAGCTCGACGCCTTCCAGGGCGACCGGGCGGCGGAGGCCTTCGGCTATGCCTCGCCGAACATCCAGCACATGTTCGGCACGCCGGACCGGTTCATGGCGATGGTCCGCGAGGGCTACCAGCCGGTCTACCGGCCGCGCTCGGTCGATTTCCGCGAGCTGGTCACGAGCCGGGGCCGGATCGTGCAGAAGGTGCTGTTCGTCGGCCCGGACGGGGTGCCGGTGATCGCCGAATACATCATGGAGCGGCAGCCCGACGGCAGCTGGCGAATCGACGGCTGCCGGCTGGACCGCAGCGGCGATCGATCGGCATGACACCTAGGTCAGAGGTGGCGTTGACAAGCCGGACGGGGGCGCCCCATCGTGCGGGCCCGACACCAGAGATTGCCGATTTCCCGCCATGACCGACACCGCGCTGAAGACCGCCATCGAACAGGCCTGGGCCGACCGCGACAGCCTGACCCCGGCCACCCAGGGCCCGGCCCGCGACGCCATCGAGGCGGCGCTGGAAGGCCTCGATTCCGGCGTCCTGCGCGTGGCCGAGAAGATCGACGGGCAGTGGCAGGCCCATCAGTGGCTGAAGATGGCGGTGCTGCTGTCCTTCCGCATCACCGACAGCAAGATCGTCGCGGGCGGGCCGGACGGCGCGGTCTGGTACGACAAGGTGGCGCCGAAGACGCTCGGCTGGGGCGAGAACCGCTTCCGCGAGGCCGGCTTCCGCAGCGTGCCGGGCGCGGTCGTCCGCCGTTCCGCCTACATCGCGCCAGGCGTGGTGCTGATGCCGAGCTTCGTCAATGTCGGCGCCCGGGTCGACAGCGGCACCATGGTCGACACCTGGGCCACCGTCGGCTCCTGCGCCCAGATCGGCAAGAACTGCCACCTGTCTGGCGGCGTCGGCATCGGCGGCGTGCTGGAGCCGCTGCAGGCCAACCCGGTGATCATCGAGGACGACTGCTTCATCGGCGCGCGGTCGGAGGTGGTCGAGGGCGTGATCGTGGAGCGCGGCTCCGTGCTGTCGATGGGCGTGTTCCTCAGCGCCACCACCAAGATCGTCGACCGCGAGACCGGCACCGTCACCTACGGCCGGGTTCCGGCCTATTCGGTGGTGGTGCCCGGGTCGCTGCCCGGCAAGCCGCTGGCCGACGGTTCGCCCGGGCCCTCGCTGGCCTGCGCCGTCATCGTCAAGCGGGTGGACGAGCGCACCCGCGCCAAGACCTCGATCAACGAGCTGCTGCGCGACTGACCCTCGACATGGCGACGACGGCCGTTCCAGACCCGATCGAGCTGACCCAGGCGCTGATCCGCTGCCCCAGCGTCACCCCGGCCGATGCCGGGGCGCTGGGGGTGCTGGAGGCGGCGCTGGCGCCGCTGGGCTTCCGTTGCGAGCGGATGCGGTTCGAGGCGCCGGGCACGGCGCCGATCGACAACCTCTATGCCCGCATCGGCAGCGGCCGGCCGCATCTCTGCTTCGCCGGCCACACCGACGTGGTGCCGCCGGGCGACGAGACGCGCTGGCGCTTCCCGCCCTTCGAGGGGCGGATCGCCGAGGGCCGGATCTGGGGCCGCGGCGCCTGCGACATGAAGAGCGCGGTCGCCGCCTTCGCCGCGGCCGCCGGCCGCTTCCTCGCCGAACGCGGGTCTGCGTTCGGCGGCTCTATCAGCCTGCTGATCACCGGCGACGAGGAGGCCGAGGCGGTCAACGGCACGGTGAAGGTGCTGCAGGCCCTGGCGGCGCGCGGCGAGGCGATCGACGCCTGCATCGTCGGCGAGCCGTCCAGCAGCGAGGCGGTGGGCGACACCATGAAGATCGGCCGGCGCGGCAGCCTGACCGGCCGGCTGACCGTGCGCGGGGTGCAGGGCCATGTCGCCTATCCGCACAAGGCCGACAACCCCCTGCCCCGGCTGGTGCGGATGCTGGCGGCACTGGGCCCCGGACCCGAGATCGACGAGGGCAGCGCCCATTTCGACCCGTCGACGCTGGCCATCACCACCATCGATGTCGGCAACCCGGCCGCCAACGTGATCCCGGCCGAGGGCCGCGCCACCTTCAACATCCGGTTCAACGACACCTGGACGGCGGACAGCCTGGGCGCCTGGCTGCGCCAGCGCTTCGATTCGGTCGGCGGCGACTATGCGCTGGAACTCCGCAGCGGCGCCGACAGTTTCCTGACCGCGCCGGGCGAGCTGACCGGGCGCGTCGCCGGGGCGGTGGAGCGGGTGACCGGCCGCCGCCCGGCCTTCAGCACCTCGGGCGGCACCTCCGACGCCCGCTTCGTCAAGGATCATGCGCCGGTGGTCGAACTCGGCCTGGTCAACGCCACCATCCACAAGACCGACGAGAACGTGCCGGTCGAGGACATCGACACGCTGACCCGGATCTACCAGGCGGTGCTCGAGGACAGCTTCCCGGAGAAGGGCTGACGGCCATGGCGGTGTCTTCGGCCGACATCATCCGCGGCGTCTGGGGCGCCTGGCGCCTGGCGCGGCGCGACACCGGCGGCATGGCCATGTTCGACATCTCGCCGGACGGGGCGGCCAAGAGCTTCTTCGCCGCGGTGCTGGCCTTCCCGCTCTACATGATCGTCCAGGCCCTGTTCCTGGGCGACAGATGGCCCCTGCTGCTGCAGCCGCTGCCGTTGATCGTGCAGACCTTCGGCTTTGCCGCCGCCTGGGCGCTGATGCCGGCGGCGCTGACCTGGATCCTGCCATGGCTCGACCGTGGCCGGCGCCTGCCCGAGGCCATCGTCGCCTACAACTGGGCTACCCTGCTGATCATGCTGGCCCAGTTCGTGCGCATCGTCCTCGACGCCGTCGGCCTGCTGCCCGGAACGGTGGGCATCGTCGTCGCCATCGCCGTCGCCGCCGCCTGCTACCTCTATGAGGGCTTCGTGCTGCGCACCGCGGTCGAGGTCGACGTGCCGATCGCGGCGGGGCTGGTGGTGTTCGACGCACTGGCCTCCGAGCTGCTGGCCGGCTGGGTCGACCTGGTCGCCAAGTCCTCCCTGTAGCGCACCCACAGGAAGCACAGCCCGTCCGGCGGCGCGGTGGCGCCGGCGGCGGCACGGTGGCGCGCTGCCAGCACCTCGGCGACCCAGCCGGGCGGGCGCTTGCCTTCCCCCACCAGCTTCAGCGTGCCGGTGATGTTGCGGATCTGGTGGTGCAGGAAGGACCGCGCCTCGGCCTCGATCTCGATCGCCTCGCCGCGGCGCACCACGTCCAGCCGGTCCATCGTCCGCATCGGCGACTTGGCCTGGCATTCGGCGGCGCGGAAGCTGGTGAAGTCGTGGTGCCCGACCAGGTGCTGCGCCGCCTCGTGCATCGCCGCGGCGTCCAGCGGCCGCGCCACCTGCCAGGCCTGCCCGGCCTCGAGCGCCAGCGGCGCCCGGCGGTTGACGATGCGGTAGCGATAGGCGCGCATCACGGCCCAGGTGCGGGCGTCGAAGCGGTCGTCCCCCTCCTCCGCCGCCAGGATCGCCACGGGCAGCGGCTTCAGGTGGAAATTGCCCGCGTCGCGCACCGTGCCGGGATCGGTCGGCCGGGCGATGTCGGCATGCGCCCCCTGCCCCGCCGCATGCACCCCGGCATCGGTGCGGCCGGCGGCGGTGATCCGCACCTCCTCGCCGCAGAATCGGAAGATCGCCTCCTCGACCGCCTGCTGCACCGACAGGCCATGGGCCTGCCGCTGCCAGCCGACGAAGGGCCGTCCGTCATACTCGATGGTGAGCTTGTACCGCGCCATGCGCCGCACCATAGCGGCCCCGGCGAGAAGCGCCAGCGTCGGTCATCGTAGCCTGCCTTTCCCAGCCCCCTTGCGTCCTGCGTCGCCTTGCGGCGAGTCGGATGTGGGCGCGAGCCGCGAAGAGCGTATCGGGTCATACGGTCGAGCGGCCCGCGCCCGCAGGCGGCCGCCGCAAGGCGACCCTCCGGGCCGTCGTCCCATGCCCGCAGGGTGCGTCGAACGGCTTGCCCGATGTGCCGCATCGCGCTGCGCCGTTCTCCTGCCCTGCGGGCATGGGACGACGGCGCAGGGCACAAGGGGGCTGGGAAAGGCAGGCTAGCACCATGCGCAGCGCCTGCTCGGCGGCGTCGGCGACCAGCCGCGGCGCCTCGGCCAGCGCCTCCGCCAGCGAGCAGGGGCGCTTCAGGATGCTGAAATAGGCGTCGATGCCGGCGGCGAGGTTGAGATGCGCATCCGGCCCGACCGTGCCGGCCAGCGCGATCACCGGCAGGCCGTAGCGCTTGGCCCGGCGGGCGATCTCGGACGGCACCTTGCCGAAGGGGGTCTGGCCATCGAGGCTGCCCTCCGCCGTCAGCACCAGGTCGGCCCGGCGCAGCAGCGCGTCGATGTCGATATAGCGCATGACGATGTCGTAGCGCGGGTGCAGCACGGCGCCCAGCAGGGCGTGCAGCCCGGCGCCGAGCCCGCCCGAGGCGCCGCTGCCCGGCATGTCCCGCAGCTCGACGCCGAGATCGCGGCGCACCGCTGCCGCGTAGGTCTCCAGCGCCTGTTCCAGCGCCTCGACCGCCGCAGGGGTCGCGCCCTTCTGCGGCCCGAACACCCGGCTGACGCCGCGCGGCCCCAGCAGCTGGTTGTGCCAGTTCAGCGCCACGTCGATCCGTACCCGGCCGAGCCGCGGGTCGCGCCCGGCGAGGTCGATCCGCCGCAGCCCGGCAAGGGCGCCGCCGCCGGCGCCGATCTCGGCCCCAGTTGCGTCCAGCAGCCGGATGCCGAGCGCCTGGGCCATGCCGGCGCCGCCGTCATTGATGCCGGAATCGCCGCAGCCGACCAGTATCCGCCGCGCCCCGGCGTCAAGCGCCGCGCGGATCAGCTCGCCGACGCCGCGGCTGGTGGTGCGCAGCGGGTCACGCGCCCCGGCCGGCACCAGGCGCAGCCCGGCGGCCGACGCCATCTCCAGCACCGCGATGCGGCCCCGGCCGCCGAGGAAGCCGAACTGCGCCTCGACCGGCTGCCCGACCGGCCCGGTGACCTTGACCCGGTGCAGGCGCCCGCCGGTCAGGGCCACCAGGGTCTCGGTGAAGCCCTCGCCGCCATCGACCATCGGCGCCGACAGGATCTCGGCCTGCGGCAGCGCGGCCAGCACGCCGCGGGCCATGCAGTCGATCACCTCGGCCACGCCCAGCCCCTCCTTGAAGCCGGACGGGGCCAGCAGGACGCGAATCGGCTTGTTCGATCGAGTGATCATCATGTCGTCCTCGAACAGCGGGTCAGAGGGGGAAGCGGCCGAAGCCCAGCGCCGGCCAGACGGCCAGGGCGAAGAGCAGCAGCAGCGCGAACAGCATCGGCAGCAGCGCCAGGGAGAGACGGAGAAGATCGGCCGGGCCGTAGCCCTGGTCCTCGCCGGCCAGGCCGAACATCGCCACCGGCTTGGCGCTGGCCATCAGCGTCTGGCAGAAGCCGGTGGCGGCGACGACGAGCAGCCCGGCGCCAGCGGGGTCGAGCCCCAGCCCGGCCGCCCCGGCCAGGACCGGCGGCAGCAGCACCGACACCCGAGCGGTGCGCGACTGCACCACGAGATGCAGCAAGAGGCCGATCGCCGCGAGCCCGGCGCAGGCGAGGATGGGGGCCGCGCCGCCGAGCCCGTCGAGCGCGCCGCCGACCAGCCGGCCGCTGACGCCGGACGCGGTCAGCCCGTCGGCGATGGCGATGGTCGCCGCCATGAACAGGATCAGCGGCCATTCCACCGCCTTCAGCCCGTCGCGCAGCCCGCCGCCGCCCAGGCCCGGCAGGGTCAGCAGCAGCGCCCCGGCCAGCGCGATCAGCGTGTCGTCGATGCCGTGCAGCGGCGCGGTGAACCAGCCGAGCACGACCAGGGCCGCGATCCCGAGCGCCGGCAGCGTCTGCCGCCCGGGCGTCGCCGGCATTGTGGCCGGCGCCGTCAGCGGGGTGCGGCGGTCCTCCGGCGTCAGGAACAGGAAGAGGATCGCCTCGATCGCCAACGCGGTGCTGGCCAGGGCGAAAGGCAGGCCCAGCAGCGCCCAGTCGAGGAAGCCGATCGGCCGGCCGGTCCAGCGCCCGATCATCTCGGCCGCCAGCAGATGCGCGCCGGCGCCGGTCAGCGAGGCGAAGGCGGACAGCAGGATCGCGGTCGGGAACAACAGGGCCAGGGCGCGGCGCAGGCGGGAATTGGCGGTGGCGCTGGCCAGCGCGGCGTGCACCGGGATCATCAGCGCGGCCCGGCCCGAGGTCGAGGGCACGACGAAGGCGGTCGCCAGCATCACGAGGCCGAGCCCGTGGAACAGCGCGCGCGGGCTGCGGGCGCGCGCCGCCACCAGCCGCGCCAGCCGGTCGGCCAACCCGGCGCGCTTCAGCGCATCCGCCAGGATGAAGGCGGCGATCAGCAGCCAGACCAGGTCGTTGCCCAGCGCCGCGAACACCGGATCCGGAGCCGGGAAGACCCACAGCGCCATGCCGAGCGCCGCCAGCAGCGCCACCAGCGTGTCGTCCAGCCGGGTCAGCCCCCAGCCGATGATGGCGAGGCCGAACAAGATCAGGGCGGAGCGGGCCGGCCGGTCGAACGAGGCCAGCCCGAGCTCCACCGTGACCGGCAGCAGCATCGCCAGCGACAGGGCGAGAAGGGTCCGCGGTGCGGGAAGGGTCAGGCGGCCCGGTGCGAGGGGCGGCGCGAGGGAGTGTCGGGCGAGCACCGTTGTCTCCGGATCATGTGACGTTTCCGTGACAACGATGGAGGTGGGATCTTATTCCGCGGCTATCTCAAGATCGTTCCGGCGGGGATCGGAAAACCGTTCAGCAGGTCGCGCGCCGGCATGGGCGCCTTGCCCGCGCGCTGCAGCCGGGTCAGGCGGATGGCGCCGCGGCCGCAGGCGACCGTCAGCTGCTCGTCCAGCACCGTGCCGGGCTCGCCCGAACCATGGGCGAGGATCGCCGCCAGCACCTTGATGCGCTCGCCGTCGTGCTCGAACCAGGCGCCGGGCCGCGGCGTCAGCGCCCGCACCTGGCGGTCGATCGCCGAGGCATCGGCCCAGTCGATGCGCTCGTCCTCCGGCCCGATTTTGGCGGCGTAGGTGACGCCGTCCTCCGGCTGCTTCGTCTCCACCGCCCGGCCCGCGGCCACGGCGTCGAGCGCCGGTCCGATCAGCCGGGCGCCGAGGGCCGCGAGCGCGTCGTGCAGCTCCGGCGTGGTCGTCTGCGGCCCGATCGGCACCCGCCCGGCCAGCAGCATCGGCCCGGTGTCGAGCCCTGCCTCCATCCGCATGATGGTGACCCCGGTCTCGTCGTCCCCGGCCAGGATGGCGCGGTGGATCGGGGCGGCGCCGCGCCAGCGCGGCAGCAGCGAGGCGTGGATGTTGAAGCAGCCGAGCCGCGGCGCGTCCAGGATCGGCCGCGGCAGGATCAGCCCGTAGGCCGCGACCACCGCGGCGTCGAGGCCGAGATCCCGGAACTCGGCCTGCGCCTCGGGCG
This genomic window contains:
- the fmt gene encoding methionyl-tRNA formyltransferase, translating into MPLRLAYMGTPDFAVPALLALIEAGHEIAAVYTQPPRPAGRGHKLQPSAVHRAAATAQLPVRHPATLRTPEAQAEFRDLGLDAAVVAAYGLILPRPILDAPRLGCFNIHASLLPRWRGAAPIHRAILAGDDETGVTIMRMEAGLDTGPMLLAGRVPIGPQTTTPELHDALAALGARLIGPALDAVAAGRAVETKQPEDGVTYAAKIGPEDERIDWADASAIDRQVRALTPRPGAWFEHDGERIKVLAAILAHGSGEPGTVLDEQLTVACGRGAIRLTRLQRAGKAPMPARDLLNGFPIPAGTILR
- the truA gene encoding tRNA pseudouridine(38-40) synthase TruA codes for the protein MARYKLTIEYDGRPFVGWQRQAHGLSVQQAVEEAIFRFCGEEVRITAAGRTDAGVHAAGQGAHADIARPTDPGTVRDAGNFHLKPLPVAILAAEEGDDRFDARTWAVMRAYRYRIVNRRAPLALEAGQAWQVARPLDAAAMHEAAQHLVGHHDFTSFRAAECQAKSPMRTMDRLDVVRRGEAIEIEAEARSFLHHQIRNITGTLKLVGEGKRPPGWVAEVLAARHRAAAGATAPPDGLCFLWVRYREDLATRSTQPASSSEASASNTTSPAAIGTSTSTAVRSTKPS
- the dapE gene encoding succinyl-diaminopimelate desuccinylase — protein: MATTAVPDPIELTQALIRCPSVTPADAGALGVLEAALAPLGFRCERMRFEAPGTAPIDNLYARIGSGRPHLCFAGHTDVVPPGDETRWRFPPFEGRIAEGRIWGRGACDMKSAVAAFAAAAGRFLAERGSAFGGSISLLITGDEEAEAVNGTVKVLQALAARGEAIDACIVGEPSSSEAVGDTMKIGRRGSLTGRLTVRGVQGHVAYPHKADNPLPRLVRMLAALGPGPEIDEGSAHFDPSTLAITTIDVGNPAANVIPAEGRATFNIRFNDTWTADSLGAWLRQRFDSVGGDYALELRSGADSFLTAPGELTGRVAGAVERVTGRRPAFSTSGGTSDARFVKDHAPVVELGLVNATIHKTDENVPVEDIDTLTRIYQAVLEDSFPEKG
- a CDS encoding glycerate kinase, which translates into the protein MMITRSNKPIRVLLAPSGFKEGLGVAEVIDCMARGVLAALPQAEILSAPMVDGGEGFTETLVALTGGRLHRVKVTGPVGQPVEAQFGFLGGRGRIAVLEMASAAGLRLVPAGARDPLRTTSRGVGELIRAALDAGARRILVGCGDSGINDGGAGMAQALGIRLLDATGAEIGAGGGALAGLRRIDLAGRDPRLGRVRIDVALNWHNQLLGPRGVSRVFGPQKGATPAAVEALEQALETYAAAVRRDLGVELRDMPGSGASGGLGAGLHALLGAVLHPRYDIVMRYIDIDALLRRADLVLTAEGSLDGQTPFGKVPSEIARRAKRYGLPVIALAGTVGPDAHLNLAAGIDAYFSILKRPCSLAEALAEAPRLVADAAEQALRMVLACLSQPPCALRRRPMPAGQENGAARCGTSGKPFDAPCGHGTTARRVALRRPPAGAGRSTV
- the dapD gene encoding 2,3,4,5-tetrahydropyridine-2,6-dicarboxylate N-succinyltransferase yields the protein MTDTALKTAIEQAWADRDSLTPATQGPARDAIEAALEGLDSGVLRVAEKIDGQWQAHQWLKMAVLLSFRITDSKIVAGGPDGAVWYDKVAPKTLGWGENRFREAGFRSVPGAVVRRSAYIAPGVVLMPSFVNVGARVDSGTMVDTWATVGSCAQIGKNCHLSGGVGIGGVLEPLQANPVIIEDDCFIGARSEVVEGVIVERGSVLSMGVFLSATTKIVDRETGTVTYGRVPAYSVVVPGSLPGKPLADGSPGPSLACAVIVKRVDERTRAKTSINELLRD
- a CDS encoding SLC13 family permease, whose product is MLARHSLAPPLAPGRLTLPAPRTLLALSLAMLLPVTVELGLASFDRPARSALILFGLAIIGWGLTRLDDTLVALLAALGMALWVFPAPDPVFAALGNDLVWLLIAAFILADALKRAGLADRLARLVAARARSPRALFHGLGLVMLATAFVVPSTSGRAALMIPVHAALASATANSRLRRALALLFPTAILLSAFASLTGAGAHLLAAEMIGRWTGRPIGFLDWALLGLPFALASTALAIEAILFLFLTPEDRRTPLTAPATMPATPGRQTLPALGIAALVVLGWFTAPLHGIDDTLIALAGALLLTLPGLGGGGLRDGLKAVEWPLILFMAATIAIADGLTASGVSGRLVGGALDGLGGAAPILACAGLAAIGLLLHLVVQSRTARVSVLLPPVLAGAAGLGLDPAGAGLLVVAATGFCQTLMASAKPVAMFGLAGEDQGYGPADLLRLSLALLPMLFALLLLFALAVWPALGFGRFPL
- a CDS encoding DUF4864 domain-containing protein, which gives rise to MGLVCDVVGRVLALLLLISMPAFAQAPVGDADNTMIAADTTIVGNADGAAIIGVIRKQLDAFQGDRAAEAFGYASPNIQHMFGTPDRFMAMVREGYQPVYRPRSVDFRELVTSRGRIVQKVLFVGPDGVPVIAEYIMERQPDGSWRIDGCRLDRSGDRSA